The Callospermophilus lateralis isolate mCalLat2 chromosome 18, mCalLat2.hap1, whole genome shotgun sequence nucleotide sequence GTTCGGATCCCAAGAAAAGTTCGCCACGTCGAAGGTACTGAGGACACCTAGGTTTCCTTCCTAGGGACATGGCGGACTCGAAGCTTCTGGTGCCAGAGCTAAGCGAGACAGAGACGATGGATGATGAGACGGCGCGGTTCGAGGAGCTGCTGCTGCAGGTGCGGACTGACTGGACTTCTGGGTCCCAGTGAACTGGAACATGTGTTGGTGCTCAGAGATGGGAGTACAGCTCCCGGGATGCACTACGGGGCTCACAGGCCTATGGGAATTGTAGTTGCTTGGCTTAAAGTTTGCTAGGTTCCAAGAAATGATAGGAATGGGTTTGGGGTTGTTCTTTGTGTActtgaaggaagaggaggaggaggacatagaatgtcTAATTTGGGGgcggggtgccagggattgaactcagggcactggacactgagccacatccccagccctattgtgtactttagggacagggtctcattaagttgcttagcacttctcttttgttgaggctggctttgaattcgtgatcctcctgcttcactctccccagctactgggatcacaggtgtctaCCACCAGGCCCAGCTTTTGTGCCAACTATAACTCTCATATATAAGAATTgctatagagctggggatgtaagctcagtgataaagttctTGCCTAGCTTGCAAAAGGcctgagttccattcccagcactaaaaaaataaaatttaaaaaaacctctataaatatttaaagaataaatgAGGGATCTGATTATACAGACTCCAAGCCTGAAGACTGTTTTCTCCACAGGCTTCCAAAGAACTCCATCAAGCCCAGACAACCAGATCAGAATCTACACAGATCCAACCTCAGGCTGgtgagaaaaacagaaacccagaggGGAAGAATCTCAGAgagaaactgagacccagagagaACAAGTATAGATTCTGAGGCCAGGGGAcagaagaaggaggaaagaaggggtggggatgtagctgagtggtagagagcttggctAGCATCCCATCTGAACCACAGGGAGTAAAGAACAAAAAGGAGCAAAACACTAGGGTATAAAGGCTTGGTGTGTGTGTCTGATGCCCAGGGAAGTCACTAGGGCTGGTGACCCAGAAAGAGCTGATGGAGGATGGAGAGCACAGTGGAAGGAGGACAGAGACTCAGTAAGAGGGTCAGGGGTCTTAGGAAGGAGAAGGGGAACAGATccagaaaaagaataaagagcCCCCGCAGAAGGGGAAACAGACCCAGCAAAAGGGTGGATGGAGACTGAGGCTGTGCAGAGACAGATGGTCAggacaaacccactcccacaggtTTCTGCATAAAGACCAACTCTTCAGAAGGGAAGGTTTTCATCAACATCTGTCACTCTCCCTCCATCCCACCTCCGGCTGACGTGACCGAGGACGAGCTGCTTCAAATGCTGGAGGAGGACCAGGCTGGGTTTCGCATCCCCATGAGTCTGGGAGAGCCACATGCTGAACTAGATGCAAGTCAGTGCCCTCAGAGGACCCAGGAGTCTGGCCTCTTAAGTGCCTTCTTCTCTAAAACCCAAGACCCCCAGGACCCAGGATCCTTTTCCCTAGAAATCTGCTCCCCAGTCCTTTTGTGGGTGGCACATCCCTAGTCTCCTGAGGAGATCTGGTTCTGCCCACCTGGCCAGGCTGGTGCTCCTGCCCCGCCcagagaggggaggggtgggCAGAGGGCTCTACATTCATCAGCTCATTCTCTGGCCTTAGTCCCAGGCCAGCTTTCACTCTTttgtctgtggtttttcctctgcCCTTCTCCCTTATCTCCACCTCTGTCTTGTCTCTGTTTCTGCCTCTGTATCTTTTTCTGCAATTCACATGTGTCTCCAGAAGCCCGGGACTAAGCTTTGGGCAGTGCCAGAGGAATGGGACTTATCACACCCAGATCTCACCCTTGAGAAACTCCCAGTCATGGCTACAGGCAGAGGGCAtaggtgttatttatttatttatttgggtacctgggattgaactcaggagcactcgaccactgagccatatccccagccttattttgtatttttttaatttaaagacagggtctcactgagttgctcagcacctccctattactgaggctggctttgaactcgagatcctcctgtctcagcctcccaagcctctgggattacaggcaggcgccactgtgcccagtgatGGATGTTATTTCAATGTGGTGTGCTTTGGGCTGCTTTGGAGGAGATGCAGCCCTAAGGGACTCTTCAGTGGCCTGGAGGGAGGCTTCTTGGAGGAGTTGTCAGATATAAGATTTGAAGGGACAGGATTTTAGAGGAGCTGGGGATAGAATGATTGAATTGCACTGACTAGTAATCAAGAATGAAAAAAGTTGAAAAGGCTGAGGTTACTGAGGAGGAATAAGCATCTCCCTAGAGGTTGGAGGGATACACAGCACAGGGCCTGCCACGCAAAACCAGGCAGGAGGCCTCAGACCTTGACTTGAGGGCTGTAAGCTGGGGAAGGACAGGGTCTGCCCTGGGGACATGATCTTTGGAACCAGTGGTGAGAGGCTAGAAGACTGGACGCCACATGACTGTGTGTTGAACTGTCACTCCCTGATGTCTCTGTCTTTGGTCCCTGTGGCTACTATCCCTGGTTGGTGTTTCTTTGCCTGTGCCTGGGCTGTGGGGTTACTCTGGGGGGCTGGAGGAATCTCATCCACTTTCTCTCCCTGCAGAAGGCCAGGGCTGTACCGCTTACGATGTGGCTGTCAACAGTGACTTCTACCGGAGGATGCAGGTTGGTGGAATCGTGGGTAAGACCTGGGTAGGGGCCTCTCCCTCCAGCCCTCAGCCCTACTGCAACTCTTCTCTTTCTCAATGTAGAACAGCGATTTCTTGCGGGAGCTCGTGGTTACCATCGCCAGGGAGGGCCTTGAGGACAAATATGGCTTGCAGCTGAATCCAGGTGAGGGTCGAGGCCTGGGCCTTGGGAAAGGAATGGAGCCCAGAGTGCCACCCTTGGGAGAGATTAGCTTGGTTCTGGAGGCCAGGGAGGGGGTGGAGCTAGCCCAGAGCGTTCAGATGGGGGCGGGGCCTGGAACATCTCGGGTGGGCTTTATTGGTGCATGCTGGGAAGGGTGGGTCTTCCTGGAGCAAAATTTCAGGTATGGGCTGAACCCAGGCCTCCAGGGAGGGGGCGGAGCTTCTCTGGCCCTGCGGTCAGCTGGGCTGGACCTCCTGAGACAGCAAAGGGACCCAGTGATTTTCACTCTGCAATCCACCCTCAGAATGGCGCATGTTGAAGAATCGGACTTTCATGGGCTCCATCTCGCAGCAGAACATCCGCTCCCAGCAGCGTCCTCGGATCCAGGAGCTGGGGAACCTGTATACGCCCAGCTCCCGGCCAGCTGAGGAAGGGTGGGCCTTCGCAGATCCCCTAAAGACTCCCCTCCACCGCCAAACCCCTCTTTTGGTCCTCCTTCCCCACACTGGCCTCTGCCCTGGTGCTCTTGCCTGGCAGCAGGGCCTGGTGGAGGCAGACGGGGAACAGCAGCCAGGCCAGGCACCTGTGCTGACAGAGGCCTGGCAGCTGTCCTCAGTTCTGGACCTGGCTCTTCCACAGCCCTGAGAAACCTCACCTGAACCTTTGGCTGGAAGCGCCTGATCTCCTCTTGGCTGAAATTGACCTCCCCAAACTGGTGAGTGCAGAGCTGCTCTGGAATGGTGGGGTGATGCGCACTGCCAGCCCTGTGTAAGCTGTGCCAGGAGGCCAATAGGCCTGCCTTCTGCTGCTCCCTTGAGGATGCCTGAGGGAATTCCTTAATTACTGTCTTTTGCCTTTTTTCTAggagatggtgtgtgtgtgtgtgtgtgtgtgtgtgtgtgtgtgtgtgagagagagagagagagagagagagagatgtgcgAACTCAGAATTAAAACCAGGGCCTCAGACATGCTATAGCCCTTTAAATGTAGTTTCCCAATATGTGAGCCTTCTGTTTTGGGGTCATGCTATTATGGTCCCATTGCTGGAGAGGGTGAGCTGATTACACCACATCTGCAGGATGGAGCCCTGGGGCTGTCGTTGGAAATCGGGGAGAACCGCCTGGTGATGGGGGGTCCCCAGCAGCTGTATCACCTGGATGCTTATATCCCCTTGCGGATCAACTCTGAGGAGAGCAAGGCAGCCTTTCATCGGAAGAGAAAGGTGCCTGGGGGAGGGGATTGAGGAAGCTGGGACATGGGGTGCCTGGACCCTTGGGTCTGAGGGAGAAGGGGCTGGGCTGTACTTCCAGGTCCTGAGTTCTCATTCTTTTTACTCTCTCAGCAACTTATGGTGGCCATGCCCCTTCTGTCGGTGCCTTCCTGACCAGAATTTCTCCCCGTGCATCCAAATGTAGAGAAAAGACTGGTGGCTTCTCTAGCTTGAAATAAAAGATATTTGCCTTTGTTCTGTCTCTGGCTAGGGATATGTGGGGTGAAGAATGGGAGGgccgctcgggaggctgaggcaggaggatcttgaggcagtctcagcaatttatcaaggcacttagcaactcagcaagaccctgtctttaataaaatatgaaaaaaaaaaaaaagggctggggatgtggttcagtggttaagcacccctgggttcaatccctagtaccaaaaaagaaaaaaagggggctggctcattgctcagttggtagagtgcttgcctcgaatgtacaaggccctagattcaatcccagcaccacacacacacaaaaagccgGGGGAGAAGAGGGACCTTGGATTGTAGTCCCAGAGTCCCCACCCCAGTTCAGGCCTATCCTCTTCCCATGGACCCCTTCCCAGCCTcctgttctctctttctcttcattcatCCTGAGTTGACCCTGTTCTTTTCTGGTTCACAGCCCTCTGGCTCCCCAGAGCCCCCAGGAGAAGGTCCAGGCTCCTTAGTAGTCAAGGCTCTGTGTGGCCTGGCCCGCTTCCTGCCTCCATATGATCTCTTCTTGTTGGGACCCGGGCACACTGATAGTGGCCACACCCTTTATTCCCACCTTCTCTTGGCTTCTGTGTTATTTCCACTTAGCATCCTCCAGTTCATCTGCCAGTTTTCAGTTCTCTTCAGCTCCCATGCAGTAGTTATGCATTCAAGGGGGCACTTCCTGACCAGAATTTCTCCCCGTGCACCCAAATGTAGAGAAAAGGCTGTTGGCTGTTGGCAATCACACTGTCTCTAGTGCCTCCTGCCCCTCACCTGAGGGCTTCCCATTCCTGGAACCCTGCTCCATATCACAACACCAAACTCTGAGACCTCAAGCCATCAGGTTGTCCTCTGCCTCCTGACTTTGCAAGTGCTGTTTCCTGTGTTGGAGATGTGCTCTCTACTCCACCCTCTCACACATGCATTGTCCCAGAGGcccttttttggtgctggggattgaactcagggccactggaATGCTAAGCTCATCcagcaccactgagctacatcctagccACCCACATCCTTTTTCTGGAACATTGCCTgaaatttttttcagattttatacTTTGATCTTCCCTGGCTGAGTTGAATTCTCAGTGAGACAATGCCTGATTCTTAGTAGAAACTCAATGTTTGTTAATGAATTAGTACCAACACTCTGCTTCCATAGTAAGCACTAGGAGGATAAATAAGAGGAGGAACTTCATTGGTAAATTTTGGAAGAATAGGGAGGAGGCCAGTGTGGCGGGAACCAAGTGAGCTGGGGCTGGAGGGAGTAGCCCTTAGATAGGTCTGTGGCCCCAGAGTGAATAAGCGAACGTGGCTGATATGTCCACCAGAGGGCGCAACGCACCCTCATCAGTTTGGCTCCAAGAACTACATCTCCCAACTGCCCTTCCCCAGCAGAAATGGGGTCAGATGAAACTCTCGTGAGGTCCAGCGGCCTCTGGGACTTGTAGTTCGGATGGGGACCCTCCCTCAGCAGCCGAGGAACTCATTCCTACGTCTGGAGAAAGTGTGGAGCTGcgtcctttcctctttccttggtCTCCATGGTGATGGTTCCGGCGAGGGCCAGGATTTGGCAGCGACGGGGGCCCCCTTCCCACTCCCTCCCCTGCACCATCTGCTCCTCCCTCACACCTGGCCGCGAGCCCCAGCCGCCGCCTCCGCTCCCAGCCCCGGATTCGCTGCCACAGGGTGGCGCGTCTGAATGGCTTCGCCGCTTCTCCTCGGACCCAGGAGTTCCGACTCAGTCTTCTCCCGGGGATCCGGGAGTTTGTCAAGCACAGACAAAACTGTGAGAACCAGAGACCCAGCCAGTCCCTCCTGGAGGCCAGAGGACACGGTGGTCGGTGGTTTCCCGGCTTCTCGGCGCCCGCCTGCCGCGCCGTCTGCTCCTCTCACCTCTTCGCTGGCCGCATCATGAAAATTTAATCTCAAATGCATTTGCGGCCCGATGCGAGGAGGCGGTGGGGAAAGGAGCACCCAGCTGGAGCCTGGATCTGGATGTGGACTCAGCCCGGAGGGGCTGGGCTGGAGAACTGTCGGGGGCGGGGGGCTGGAATCCAGGGGTGGAGGCAGAACTCAGAGGGCGGGGACAGTCCCGGGCCAAAGCAGAACTCAGGGCGAGACGGACCCCAGGGGAGGACAGGCTCGGGGGAAGGGGACAGATCCCTGAGTGCAGCAAGAGAACTCTGAGGGCGGGGGTTCCTAGGGGGCGGGGACACAGGCGGAGCCCGAGTTCAACCCGTGAGGACACCACCTAAAGAGCGGAGTAGATCCCAGGGAGCTAGGACGGAGCCCAAAGCGCAGCCATTCCAGGGGCGTGGGGAGAGAACACCGAGTAGGGAGAGAACCTCGGAGGTCTCAACGGGCAATGGGGGTGGATATAACAGTAAGGAATGAAATTCAGAGGGTGGAATGAAACTCAGGGAGAGAAGGAACTGGGAGAGGGTCGAGGCGAGCGGAGAAGTAGAACTGAGAGGCTGATGGATTCAGGGGGAGAAGGAATGGAACCCAAGGATGAAGAAATTGGGTGGAGTGAAACTGGAGGGGACAATGTGTGAATAGATGAAGGGGCGGGAACTGAGAGAAAGAATTCCCTAAAGGAGAGGAAAACGACGTCTGAATGAGACCGCTGGACCCGGAGATGGGGCGGGATGGGAGTGAATTGAGTGGGGGCCAGAATTCGGGGCGAGGTGGAAGTGGGCGACAGAAGCAGTTAGGGACGGGAGTGGAAGGATGGAACTCCAAGGGATGAAAGTGCAGGAGGGAACTCCGGGGGCGCTGAAGTGGGGAGCCAAATCTAGGATGAGGAAGAGAATTCAGAAGCGGAGAGAAAATCTGGGTGGAAGGACCCAGGGAGGGTGAAACGCGAGGGGCATCTTGGGGGGCGATGTAATTCCGAGTGAGTTCAGAAATTAGAGGCGTAGTCTTGGAATGGACAGGCGGAGACCGAGGGTGGGAGGGCTGGGAAAGGGGCGTGCCTGAAATGTAAGGGGCGGGATCTAGCGTGTGCCGAGGCGGGGCCTCTCTGCGCCcctgccccgccccgcccccggtGCTGAGTCCTGTGACAGCCCCCAGGCAGCCGGCACTCGCAGCCTCTTTCCCCCCGAGCGGAGCTGCGGGGCCGGCCGGGCCGGGGCGGACCCCGGGAGCCCGGACGCGGCCGCCCGGGCCCGCGGGCGGGGGGATCGGTGGGGGCACCGGCGTCAGGGGCAGTCACCATGGAGTTCCGCCAGGAAGAGTTTCGGAAGCTAGCGGGTCGCGCCCTCGGGAAGCTGCACCGGTGAGCCTGGTGGAGGTCTTGGGAGGGGAAGAGTGCTCATTCCCACCTGGTAGCAGGACAAACAGACAAGGCAATACCCTAGGGTGGtgtgtcgggggggggggggtcctccCATCTGTCCAGTTTTCTCGCTTAGTTTCCAAAAGCTCCGTTCTCCCCGTCCAGTCTGTCCATTACCTCATTCATTTCTTTCTACACCTCACGACACCCTGGGCGCTGCTCTTTCTCTGGGACTGTACATCTCCCTTGCTCAGGGTCTCTGTTCTGTTTCTGAGGGTCTCTGTACCACTCTCTCTGGGTCTCTTCACATTTATCTCTGGGTTCCtgtcccctcttttttttttttttggatctccATCCCAGGCCCAGGGCTTGCTCCTCCGCCTCTTCTCTGACCATTGCTGTCAGTAGGTCTCTATTATAAACTCCTGACTCTGGACCTGACTCTAGGTCTTTCCTCTTCACTGAATCTATGGTACCACCttctttgggattctgtctcctcTTTATCTGGATCTCTGCTTCCTGCCTCTCTGAGTTGTATTTCCCCACCCTGGGTCTCTCCATCTTTCTGTGTCTTTCTCACTTTCTATCTCTCGGGGAGTTTAATCTGAAGCTAAAGCGGATTGGGGCCCACAGGTCCTTGTCCTTGAGGGGGGTTAAGCTGGGGGGGCAGAGGCCAGGGTATCCTAGGTCCCTGGGGGAGAAGGGAGTTGCAGTCCAAAAAATTAGGCTTCTGGGGTAGGACAGACTTCCCAAAGGATACAGGCTAGAGCTGAGAGGGACTTCCTCCCATCCAGGGTGGTGACTCCAGTGAcctgggtgtccctcagggtagtATGGACACATCCCCTGCAGTCTCTCACCCAACCCCAACTCTGGCTCCAAGTCAGAGAAATTACTCAGCTGCAGAGAAGCCTAAAAATACCTGGCCACAGTGCAGGAAGGAGACAGCCTCCTTAACAATGTGCCTCCGCCCCCATGCCCTCAGACCCTGTGCCCTTGACCCACAGCCCCAATGCCACCTTTGGTTGATCCTCAGTTCATCTCACTACGCCATTCAAGTCCTTTCTAAGTCTGACATTAGTCCTGCTTGCTGCAGATCACCTCCTAGCTCCAAAGTTACCCCACCCTTTAGTAACATGAGAGACAGGAATAAGGCTGGAcagagggaggaggcagggggatGGCGCAGTGTGGGGGGGTGTAGAGGGGGAGCTGAGAGCACTTCACTCCTTCTTTTTCCCAGTTTTCCATCCCCTCCCCACCCTTTTTCTCGCCTCCTTTCACGAGTTTCTCAAAATACATCAGTGCGAAGTCAGGAGAGCGAGAGAGATGTGCTGGTGGAGGGGGCTGGGGGGGCGGCAGCAGGAGGGATGTGCTCCTTAGGCCCCCTCCCTCAGTCTGTGCTTCTCAGTTTCTCATCTGTGTCTGGGTTTCTCTCAGTCTATCTCGGCCTTACCCTCACCTCTCTGAACTGCCTCCTAGGTCCCtggagaccccagagctcaggtcaGGACACTGAGCAGGGAGTTAGTTGGTGCAGAGAAGAGCATTTGCATCCAAAGCCCAGGGTTCCCTTTGAAGGCTGGAGAAGAGGGGAGAATGCCTCTTCTAACACAACATCCCATGTCATCCTCTAGGTTCATTTGGGAGTGGGGGTGTCAATGGCTGAGTACAAGACCTGTCATTTGAACCCAGATTAGTCTAGTCTCCCTCCTCAGCCTGGTACAGAAGCTGCAGATTTTCCTCGAGATGAGTGATGCTAGAGTGGGTGGAGGCCAGGAAACAGACAGTACCCAGAGAGACTTGGGACAAGGACATGGGAGGAAGGGGAATGCAGGGAGATAGGAGCCAGAATACCTCCCTTCTGAGAGTCAGACACTGGCTGGAGCAAAGCTAAGGAGCTGAGGACCAAGAAGGACCAGGCCCcattgctattctttttttttggggggggggattgaacccaggggtgcttaaccacggagccacatctccagcccccgttgctattgctattcttgtGATGACCTTGATTCTGCTTTCTGAACCTCACTTTCCTTGTTGTACAATGGGAAGAGAAAAGCAAAAGGACGTAAGGAGACAGAGAGTGTGCATTCCTGAGAAAGGGCAAttgagacctcctcttcattttgGTCAACTATCTCTTAAACATTGCTTCTCCTCATCGCTGAGTCCCCATGCCTGAGGCCGAGGCATCTCTCCAAAGAGGGGAATGTGTGGAGGACAGACACCCAGAGAGACAGGAGGGGGATCTCCCCCCAGACTCTTCCCTCTCTGTTCTGTTGTCTGCGTTGCTGGTCTTCTAAACAGTTACCATCACCTTGTCAGTTCCTCCTTAGTAACTTGCTAATCTtgcccccattttatagatgtggAATACTGAGACCCCCAATTATAAAATCTTGGTTTGAGATCTGATATCTTACAATATACACCATGAATATCACATTTCAGGGGCTGCAGTCACAGATGGGTCAAGGCCTAGTCTCATTGGGTGACATGTTCTGACAGGGGGTACCTGAGGGGAGTCCCTGCATATTATTCATTCTAGGGGTTCCAGTTCCACCTGTCTCAGATCTCTGTCTCCTCTCTCTGGGTCTCAGTCCTCTTCCCCCCAGGTCTGTTCACTCTTCCCTCTTTCTAACCTCTCCTGTTCTTACCGGCCCCTCCCCACCTCCTTAAGTTCCGGGATGGGAGCATGGCTGTGTTTTCTCATCTCTTCCACTTCCCTCCCCCCAGACCGTCTGGCTGTTCTTTCCTCCCCCGTCCCAGTCTCCCTCGCCTCCATCTGTTCTAGCCCCTTCCTGGGATCCAGCCCGATACCCTGGCTGCTTACCCGCCTCAGAGAGGGGCCACACCTCACACATCAGTCCCCAGCCCGCCTCGCCTGTGTCTCCTAGCTTCTCCATCTTTCAACATTTGGAGTGTCTGTCCCCTCCCTCGGCATCCATGTCCTCTGTCCTGTGTTGGTTCTTATCTCTCTGGGTCTCTGTCCTGCTCCCTCCCTGTTTATCTGTCCTCCTCTCTGACTCTCTGCCTCCTCTCTCAGGGCCCCTGTCCCACTCTCTGGGTTTCTGTGCCCCCTCTCGGGTGTGTGTCCTCCACACTCtccgctctctccctccccctgtgTTTCTGATCTGGCTCTCTCTATTCTGCTCCTTTTGGGTCTTCCCTACCTGACTCAAGGCATCTCTTTTTTCCCTGCAGCCTCTCTCTGGGTTTGAGGCGGCCCTCCAAGTGCCCTATCCATCATCACAGACTCAATCCTGGATCCAGAATGGGCGGGGGCGAGAATCACGCTGGGGAATGAGCCAATCTCCCTACCAGGGCCATCTGTCCCCTGCCAGGACACCACCCGCCATTCCCCCTCCCTATGCCCTAGGCTGACAGTCTGAACTCCAGGTCCCCCAGGGATGCCCAGGCTGGGCTGCCTGATTCCTGGGCCCGCTGGCCTTCTCCCCACCCCCTTGTTCTGGGCAATGGGATTCTGGTGGCAGTGGTGGAGTCAGCTGGGTGTCAGCCCCACACCTGGGGCCTGGAAGCAGGGAAGGGCACGCCATGGGGGAGGGCAGGGGTAGCTGGGAAGCATCTGTTCTTTTGACACCTTTGCTGAGGTTTCTCCTTGGCACCTCTGCTTCCTCAAATAGACTGAGGTCTGGAAGAGGGGGCTGGGAGAGTATTTGGGCCTTGGAGTGGGTGTTGGGGACATAGTCTCTTGGATCTCAAAGGGATCTTTGGTCTAGAAGTCCTGAGTTGAGAGAGATGACAGCGTTGGAGGTTAACAGGGTGAGAATCTTCATGCTGAGCCTGAGGGAGGGGAGGGTTGGGGATTCAATTTCCTGGTTCAAGGAAGATGGAGATGGGGACTAGATTCCTGGATCACGGGAGATAAGAGATCCAGGGACTTGGACTCCTAGCAAAGAAGGGGGTGAGGGCTTAGAATTCTGGTTTTCCAAAAGCAGGAGCCTTTGCACTGGACTCCTGTGTCACTGGGAGTTGGGGGCTGGGGGTGAGGACTTCTGAGTCTTTGACTCTTGTTGCCCTAAAGCCTTCTGGAGAAGCGACAGGAAGGTGCGGAGACACTGGAGCTGAGTGCTGATGGGCGCCCGGTGACAACGCAGACCCGGGACCCGCCGGTTGTGGACTGCACCTGTTTTGGCCTCCCTCGCCGCTACATTATCGCCATCATGAGCGGTCTGGGCttttgcatcagctttggcatccgCTGCAACCTGGGCGTGGCCATCGTCTCCATGGTCAACAACAGCACGACCCACCGCGGGGGTCACGTGGTGGTGCAGGTAGCTCAGGGCCGAGCCTGGGTGCTCACCTTGCCCACACCCCGATGACGTTACATTCGTCACATTCACTTACACTCGGTCCAGGCCACGCCCCTCCCAACCACAGCCTCAGTGCCTTGGACTGTTTCACTCCTTAGCTCTAATCTGGCTTCAAGTCTCTCCACTTCCTAAGCTCCGCCCAGATCTAAATGAAGCTCCGCCCCCTTTTGGGTCCCTGATTGCAAAAAATAGACTCTGTCCCACCATTAGGTCCCCTACGTGTTATCTCTTTTCCATTTCGTACCTACCAGTAATTTTGTTCACGCCTGTGCCCCACGCTCATGTTCCTGGCTCACATCTACTTAATCCCAGTCCTATCTCAAATTCCTCCCTAAACTTGATCCTTTATTTTCTGAAGCCCCGCTGCCCCCTAAGTTCTGCCCCATCTGCTCTGGCTGTCCCAAAACCTCGCCCGACTCAGGCTTTCCACTATTTTAAGTTCATTATGGTAGAGGCCATGCCCCTGCCTCAGCAGGGAAAAATCCTGGTTTGTGGACTACCTACAAGAGGTCCTCCTTTTGTTTTCTTCCAATCAGGACCACGCCTAATTTAGCAGCTCCTTGTCCCTGCCCAAACCTTAACCAGGTCATCCCACCAACAGGTTATAAGATGAATAGATGTAGAGAGACACACGCATGCTATGGGCCCTGGAACATTCAGGGAAGGGTACTGAGGTAGGAAAGCAGGCGGAAGGAACATTCTAGGCAGCCATGGGCCCCGTTATTAAAGTGGTGGTACTCGCCCTTGCAATGTGAAGAGCGGTTAGTCGACTGACAGAAGATGGTCTGATATTTGATTGGCATGTGTTTGGGGGGTGGGAGGGTatccttgaggctgattggccagGGGCTAATTCTGTGGACGGTGATTGGTGGAGGGCAGGGCCTGGGGCAGGGCGGCTGGTTTGATGTGCCTTTTGGCCCGCAGAAAGCCCAGTTCAGCTGGGATCCAGAGACTGTCGGCCTCATACACGGCTCCTTTTTCTGGGGCTACATTGTCACTCAGATTCCTGGAGGATTTATCTGCCAAAAATTCGCAGCCAACAGGTATGGTGGTGGGGACTCAAGGTGGCTGGAAACTACGTTGAGAGGAGTTAGTGTGTCTTGAGCTTGGGGATCTGCCTCCAGGGAAATGGGAGGAGCCTGAGTTTGGGCCAGGGCTTGTAACCGTGGAAGGTGGGAATCACGGATTAGGTGGGACCTGGGATTCTAGTGAACATAGGGCCTAGCCTGGTGTGCGCTGGGTGGGCATCCTAGAAATCTTTCTCTCCCACCCTTCCCATCAGGGTTTTCGGGTTTGCCATTGTGGCTACCTCCACTCTAAACATGCTGATCCCTTCAGCTGCCCGCGTCCACTACGGCTGTGTCATCTTCGTGAGGATCCTGCAGGGGTTGGTAGAGGTAAAGCCCAGCCTCATACGACCCCGCCCCCCATCCGACCCCGCCTCTTCTCATTGACCTTTTTTCCCCCCCTACC carries:
- the Pih1d1 gene encoding PIH1 domain-containing protein 1; translation: MADSKLLVPELSETETMDDETARFEELLLQASKELHQAQTTRSESTQIQPQAGFCIKTNSSEGKVFINICHSPSIPPPADVTEDELLQMLEEDQAGFRIPMSLGEPHAELDAKGQGCTAYDVAVNSDFYRRMQNSDFLRELVVTIAREGLEDKYGLQLNPEWRMLKNRTFMGSISQQNIRSQQRPRIQELGNLYTPSSRPAEEGPEKPHLNLWLEAPDLLLAEIDLPKLDGALGLSLEIGENRLVMGGPQQLYHLDAYIPLRINSEESKAAFHRKRKQLMVAMPLLSVPS